The Thermoplasmatales archaeon nucleotide sequence GTTTTTCCCGCCCCGTTTGGGCCAATTAAACCAAATATCTCTCCTTGCTCGACATTAAATGTTACACCCTTAACCGCCTCTATTTTTCCATATCTTTTAACAAGATTTTTTACCTCAACCGCATGCATCATGCTTAAAACTTTTCAATTTAAATATTTTTGTATTTGGTAAAAAAGATATATTTGGAAGGATATTAACGTAATGAGAGCGTTTATTGCAATAGATGTTAGGCCAAATGATGAAATTAAAAAAATTTTTGAAATGTTAAAAGAGAGCAAAGCAAAACTTAAACTTGTTGAATTAGATAACATACATCTTACAATAAAATTCCTTGGAGAAATAGATGAATCGCTAAAAGAAAATGTAAAGAAAGTGATGGAAGAAGCAACTAAAGGTTTAAAACCTTTTAAAGGAAGAATAGAGGGTTTGGGATGTTTTCCAAATCTTAGAAACATAAGGGTTATATGGATGGGATTCCATGATAATGGAGAAACTCTAAAAATAGCGAATTATATCGATGAAAAACTCGTTGAATATGGAATAAGAAGAGAGGAATCTTATAAACCCCATATAACCATAGCAAGAATGAAAAGCGCGGAGAATAAAGAAAAAGTTTTAAAGGTCATTGAGGAAAATAAGAATAAATATTTCGGGGAAATAGATTGCAATTCCATAAAGCTCAAGCAGAGCATATTAAGACCGGAAGGGCCGATATATAAAGATTTGGAAGAGATATTATTATGAAAATATTGGAAGAGGTGCTGAAGAGAATTTCACCAAGCGAAGAGGAGAAAAAAGAAATCGAGGAAATATTAAAGGAAATAAAAAATTCAATAGATAAAATAAAGCCACCGCACACGGAAGCAATGCTAGTTGGCTCTGTTGCAAAAGATACATATCTCAAAAATTCTCTTGATATAGATTTTTTTATTCTTTTTCCAACAGATTACAGTAAGGAGGAAATGCAAAAAATAGCTATTTCTATCGGTAAAAAAATTCTTAAGGAATGGAAAATTCAGTATGCGGAACATCCGTATATAAGAGGATTCTATAAAGGATATTTAGTTGATATAGTGCCATGCTATAAGATAAAAAGCCCTGATAAGAAGATGAGTGCGGTTGATAGAACTCCTTTTCATACAGAGTATATAAAAAAGAATTTAAAGGAAGAAATGAAAAATGAGGTTAGATTGCTAAAGCAATTTCTGAAGGGAATAGGTTGTTATGGCGCGGAGGCGAAAATAGAGGGCTTTTCTGGTTATCTCGTAGAATTGCTAATCCTTAAATATGGCAGTTTCTTAGAAGTTTTAAAAAATGCCAAAGAAATTAAACCATATTTTATTGATCCAGTTGATGATTCAAGAAATGTGGCTGCCGCTCTTTCAAAAGAAAAATTGGATCTTTTTGTTGAAGCATCTGAAGAATTTTTAAAAGAACCAAAAATTGAATTTTTCTTTCCTAGACAAGTAAAGTTAATGGATAGAAAAGAGATAGAGGAAAAAATAAAAAATTTTGTTGGAATATGTTTTAAAAAGCCCGAGATTGTTGATGACATTCTGTATCCTCAGCTTAAAAAAGCGGCAAAGAGTATGGAGAATTTAATGAAGAAATACGATTTTGAAGTTATTGACAAGGTTTGGTTTACCAATGAAGAGGTTTTTATTGCATTAAAATTGAAAGAAATTTTTATAGAAGAGGTAAAATTGCATGTTGGTCCTCCACTAAAAGAGAAAGAGCATGTAAAAACATTTATTGAAAAATGGAAAAATAGCGAGCTTTTAGTTGGAGAACCCTTCGAGAAAAGGGGAAGAATTCATGTAAAGATAAAGAGAGAGTATAAGAATGCAATCTCCCTTCTTAAAGATTTTTTATATGAGATAAATCTCGGGAAAAATATAAATGAGATAAAAGAGGAAATCAAAATATGCGATTACAAAGATTTATCAAAATTTGTAAATTTCTGGAGCGAGTATCTCTGTGAAAAAAAACCATGGCAAAGGTAATTATATTAGTCCCACTCTTTGCAAAAGTAGTAAATCTTCTGTCGATAACTTCTCTCCTTTCTTAAATTTATCATACAGTTCTTCCGCCTTCTTAATTAATACATCTTTTTCCTTCTCTATTTTCTTTCCTTTCTCCTTTTCCTCTTTACCTTCTATCATCTTTTCTATCCCTTTTATGGAGTTGAGATAATTGAGAAATTCATTGTGCGCCTTATCCGCATTTATCTTTGTTATTATATATTCCTCCTCAATTTTTTTTATTTCATTCAATATTTCTCTTGCCTCACTCAAGCATTGGAGCATTTTTTCGTGCTCCGCCTGAGCTCTCCCTGCCAGCTCTCTTACTCTTTCATGCTCCTTATCGCTTTCCTCTTTTAGCTCCTTTTCCATTTCTAAATATTTTTTAAATTCCTGATTATTTCTTAGAGCGTTCTCTCTTTCCATTATTTCCTTATTTATAGACGCCAGCTTTTCGATGAGCTCTTCCTCCTCTTTCCTTTTCAGAGCCCTTGTCATTTGTTTGAACTCCAGAGCATCTCTTTTTTTATACAATACATCTAACGAAACTCCGTCAGAGAAAAATTTTTTTTGTAGCTCTCCTAATTTATCCCTTATTTCTCCATATTGCTTGTTCAATTCTTCTCTTCTTTTTTTAGCCATTGCAACTTCCTTATTTATCTCATCTCTCATCTTTTTATGGAGCGATGCTTCTTTCTTTTTTCTTTTTAACTCATCTTTTAATTCATTATTTTTCTTTCTTAACTCGCTTAGTTTCTTATTTAAAATATCCCTCAAGTTTTTTGCTTCCTCCATCTTTTTTTTCAATTCCTTTTTTCTATCTTCTAATTCAGCGATTTTTAATTCTTCCACTCTAACCTAAACAGGTTTTTTATTAAAAATTTTTTTATTTTATTCGTATATCTTTCCTTCCATAACAATATGTTTTACAACATTTTCAACTCTTATGATTGCTTCTTTTGTTATTTCAAGTTTTCTTCTCAAAGATTCTTCAGCACATGGAATAGAGAGATCAAGATAACCTTTTGCAATACAAAGCGGATTAAAGAAATAATGAGAAATTTCCTCTAAAAATCTCTTTTCTTTCTCCAGGGTTTTCCTCATTTTTTCGTTTGATTCTCTTAATTTCATTTCCATTTCTTTCTTCTTTGTTATATCTATTGCATTCAGGAGATGTGCATTTCCTCTATACTCTATCTCGCAACCGCACATTTCAAACCATCTTATCCTATTATTTTTATCAAAAAATCTTATAACACTTACTCCATCCTCTATAATTTTCCAGAATTTTTTTATATCATCTTCGTGAATTAACTCGAAGAAATTTTTTTCTATTTTTTTCCTTTCATATCCTATAATTTCCGAAAATCTCTTGTTGATATAAACAGGTTTCTTATTTTTCAGTATTATAATTCCTATTAACGAATTTTCACATATTGTTCTAAAAGTTTTTTCAGAATTTTTTAGAGCATTCTCCGCAATTATCTTTTCTGTTACATCTTCAACAAGTAATATTTTGCCATTTTTCTCATTGATCTTTTTTACTGAATAATATCTTTTACCTAATTTACATATTTTGTCTTCATTTTTTACAAATTTTGGAATTTCTTTTTCATCCATTGCTGAGAAAAATTTATTTTTATATATAATACTCCCATCTCCGCCGACATAAATTATGCCTGCTGGAAGGTCCTCAATTATTTCGTCTATTTCTTTAATGATCCCAGTCCCCGTTTAGAAAAAAAATTCTATATTTAATCTTTTCTAAATTTCGAGGAATAAAATTTGCAAAAATGAAAAAGCGTGGTTAAATTCTTATATAATTAAATATTTCATTTAACATGAATAAAAAAGTGTTTGCGGTATGCGCGCTTCTTTTATTGCCATCAATAGCTGGAAAAGAAAAAACAGAGGATAGTGTTATTGTTACTGTTGATAAAAAATTTTTTTCTCCATCGGTTACTGAAAATATTAATGAAAATGCAATTGTCGTATTTATAAAAAGAGTTAGAAGCTTGAATATGGAAAAAAACAAGATATACTTCAAAATATATATAGATGGAGAAAACTCGGTTTTTTGGGAGGAATATTATGAAGGCATGGATATATATTTTGAATGGCCAATGGCATGGAAATTTGTGAATAAAACAGGTAAGATTAGTATACAAATACAGCTGTGGAAAAAGGGAATTGTGGATAAGCCATGTGATATATCAAGGAAGGAAGGAGATTATCTGTATGGAAAATCTTTAGAGTTGTTATTTGATATTGAAAGTGGTGAGTGGAAAGGAGATGATTTCCTGAATGATACAAATGGATATGGTCATTCATCTGGTTATGAAGATAGAAATTATGGAGAAGATGATTATGAGATATGGTTTGATATATTTTTATATGACGAAACAGACGATAGAATGACAAAGTATGAGAAAAGAAAATATGGTCTAGATGAGAACAAAAGCTATGGAAATATTGATTTGGATGGAGATGGCATACCCTGCGATTGGGAAGATAAATACAGATATAACCCTTTAGTTTGGGATGATCACAAAAATCTTGATGTGGATAAAGATGGACTCACAAATTATGAAGAATATTTAACAAGCCAGTGGCTTTCTGATCCTTTTGCAAAAGATATTTTTGTAGAAGTTGACGGAATGAAAGCGAAATACCCATGGCAAAGAGACTACGTATTACCAAAGGAAAGCATGCAGATGATATGCAATGCCTTTGCAAAGCATAACATAACTATACATTTTGACGATGGCATAATGGGTGGTGGAGGAGATTTAATTCCATTTGATGAAAAAATGTACGGCGATGAACTGCAATCTGCTCGCCTAAAATACTTTTTAAATGGCAATCCAAACAATTGGCGAAGAGGTGTGTTTCATTACAGCATAATAATCTGTCAGATGGGGTGGCAGGGGCGCCCGGCGGGCGGGAGGATGTTTTATATCGATAGCCACTGTGTTGGGGGGCAATATGTTAGAAATTGGATGTGGAGTATAAGGTTGCAGGGAAGCGATTATATAACCGCTATGGCAAGTGTTTATATGCATGAGCTTGGGCATACCCTCGGGCTTGCATATTTTGAGGGATGTGATAATGAAAATACTCGCTTCCCATGGAAGAAAG carries:
- the cca gene encoding CCA tRNA nucleotidyltransferase: MKILEEVLKRISPSEEEKKEIEEILKEIKNSIDKIKPPHTEAMLVGSVAKDTYLKNSLDIDFFILFPTDYSKEEMQKIAISIGKKILKEWKIQYAEHPYIRGFYKGYLVDIVPCYKIKSPDKKMSAVDRTPFHTEYIKKNLKEEMKNEVRLLKQFLKGIGCYGAEAKIEGFSGYLVELLILKYGSFLEVLKNAKEIKPYFIDPVDDSRNVAAALSKEKLDLFVEASEEFLKEPKIEFFFPRQVKLMDRKEIEEKIKNFVGICFKKPEIVDDILYPQLKKAAKSMENLMKKYDFEVIDKVWFTNEEVFIALKLKEIFIEEVKLHVGPPLKEKEHVKTFIEKWKNSELLVGEPFEKRGRIHVKIKREYKNAISLLKDFLYEINLGKNINEIKEEIKICDYKDLSKFVNFWSEYLCEKKPWQR
- the thpR gene encoding RNA 2',3'-cyclic phosphodiesterase, producing the protein MRAFIAIDVRPNDEIKKIFEMLKESKAKLKLVELDNIHLTIKFLGEIDESLKENVKKVMEEATKGLKPFKGRIEGLGCFPNLRNIRVIWMGFHDNGETLKIANYIDEKLVEYGIRREESYKPHITIARMKSAENKEKVLKVIEENKNKYFGEIDCNSIKLKQSILRPEGPIYKDLEEILL
- a CDS encoding PAS domain S-box protein, giving the protein MDEKEIPKFVKNEDKICKLGKRYYSVKKINEKNGKILLVEDVTEKIIAENALKNSEKTFRTICENSLIGIIILKNKKPVYINKRFSEIIGYERKKIEKNFFELIHEDDIKKFWKIIEDGVSVIRFFDKNNRIRWFEMCGCEIEYRGNAHLLNAIDITKKKEMEMKLRESNEKMRKTLEKEKRFLEEISHYFFNPLCIAKGYLDLSIPCAEESLRRKLEITKEAIIRVENVVKHIVMEGKIYE